Proteins from a genomic interval of Quercus robur chromosome 9, dhQueRobu3.1, whole genome shotgun sequence:
- the LOC126700594 gene encoding BTB/POZ domain-containing protein At4g08455-like yields MQRCRHHRVASHYLSESESESESSSTSVSVSSECQTERMIATTMKCLSCQASYETRDSGTCKECYEEANETEEDRKREIEDLKAKVAFLRFWSPFDPQHLSRPNGPCFTDVVLVASSDDGSSSGPPIPVPAHKAVLISRSPVFKAMLENEMEESRSGTIKIGDVSYDALRAFVNYMYTAEACLDEQMAYDLLVLAEKYQVKHLKAYCEKFLVSKLNWENSMLSYAIAHQHNAKLMLDAALSVITDNMDKLTKREEYAELVEKDPRLIVEIYEAYLSKQVNTAAHKDSSMKS; encoded by the exons ATGCAACGGTGCCGGCATCACAGAGTGGCGAGTCATTATTTATCGGAGAGCGAATCAGAGTCAGAATCATCATCAACCTCAGTCTCGGTCTCAAGCGAGTGTCAAACGGAGAGGATGATCGCGACGACGATGAAGTGCCTGTCGTGCCAAGCGTCGTACGAGACACGTGACTCCGGCACGTGCAAAGAGTGCTACGAAGAGGCCAACGAGACCGAGGAGGATCGCAAGAGAGAGATCGAAGACTTGAAAGCCAAAGTCGCTTTTCTCAGGTTCTGGTCTCCCTTCGATCCCCAACACCTCTCTAGGCCCAATGGGCCTTGCTTCACCGACGTCGTTCTCGTTGCTTCCTCCGACGATGGCTCCTCTTCTGGGCCCCCCATCCCCGTCCCGGCCCACAAGGCCGTACTG ATAAGCCGTTCCCCAGTGTTCAAAGCGATGCTTGAGAATGAGATGGAAGAAAGCCGGAGTGGTACCATCAAGATTGGTGATGTATCGTATGATGCCTTACGCGCGTTTGTCAACTATATGTACACTGCTGAAGCATGCCTTGATGAGCAAATGGCTTATGACCTTTTAGTATTGGCTGAAAAATACCAGGTAAAGCATCTCAAGGCTTATTGTGAGAAGTTCTTGGTGTCGAAACTGAACTGGGAGAATTCAATGCTGAGCTATGCCATAGCACACCAGCACAATGCCAAGCTTATGCTTGATGCAGCTTTGTCAGTGATCACAGACAACATGGATAAGCTTACTAAACGGGAAGAGTATGCAGAGCTGGTGGAGAAGGATCCTCGGCTAATAGTGGAAATCTATGAAGCTTATCTCTCCAAACAGGTTAATACTGCTGCCCACAAGGATTCTTCAATGAAGTCATAG